The segment NNNNNNNNNNNNNNNNNNNNNNNNNNNNNNNNNNNNNNNNNNNNNNNNNNNNNNNNNNNNNNNNNNNNNNNNNNNNNNNNNNNNNNNNNNNNNNNNNNNNNNNNNNNNNNNNNNNNNNNNNNNNNNNNNNNNNNNNNNNNNNNNNNNNNNNNNNNNNNNNNNNNNNNNNNNNNNNNNNNNNNNNNNNNNNNNNNNNNNNNNNNNNNNNNNNNNNNNNNNNNNNNNNNNNNNNNNNNNNNNNNNNNNNNNNNNNNNNNNNNNNNNNNNNNNNNNNNNNNNNNNNNNNNNNNNNNNNNNNNNNNNNNNNNNNNNNNNNNNNNNNNNNNNNNNNNNNNNNNNNNNNNNNNNNNNNNNNNNNNNNNNNNNNNNNNNNNNNNNNNNNNNNNNNNNNNNNNNNNNNNNNNNNNNNNNNNNNNNNNNNNNNNNNNNNNNNNNNNNNNNNNNNNNNNNNNNNNNNNNNNNNNNNNNNNNNNNNNNNNNNNNNNNNNNNNNNNNNNNNNNNNNNNNNNNNNNNNNNNNNNNNNNNNNNNNNNNNNNNNNNNNNNNNNNNNNNNNNNNNNNNNNNNNNNNNNNNNNNNNNNNNNNNNNNNNNNNNNNNNNNNNNNNNNNNNNNNNNNNNNNNNNNNNNNNNNNNNNNNNNNNNNNNNNNNNNNNNNNNNNNNNNNNNNNNNNNNNNNNNNNNNNNNNNNNNNNNNNNNNNNNNNNNNNNNNNNNNNNNNNNNNNNNNNNNNNNNNNNNNNNNNNNNNNNNNNNNNNNNNNNNNNNNNNNNNNNNNNNNNNNNNNNNNNNNNNNNNNNNNNNNNNNNNNNNNNNNNNNNNNNNNNNNNNNNNNNNNNNNNNNNNNNNNNNNNNNNNNNNNNNNNNNNNNNNNNNNNNNNNNNNNNNNNNNNNNNNNNNNNNNNNNNNNNNNNNNNNNNNNNNNNNNNNNNNNNNNNNNNNNNNNNNNNNNNNNNNNNNNNNNNNNNNNNNNNNNNNNNNNNNNNNNNNNNNNNNNNNNNNNNNNNNNNNNNNNNNNNNNNNNNNNNNNNNNNNNNNNNNNACAtatttatattctgttttagaaattatatttatcaaaaggTTTGTTTTGCTAGTATTTGTTTTAGTAAGTTGTAATAGTTCATATTCTATGTATAaggtttttaactttttctgtGTCTTTCGTACTTTTCTTTCTATCTTAGTTTTTGTTATGGTAGTTACTTTATTTGATGTTGGATTATTCTTCATggttttaagaataaaatatattttcataatattcttttttaattagatttaaTCGTTGTATTTCATTAGCGTTGCTTGCAATATATTCTACATATTTACTTTCTCTGGTTctcaaatatttgtataaattttcaattagtaatttttcaagtagttctatttcttctttagtttccttCCAGAATTGTAAGTATAAATAATCTATCATTGATCTATGAGTAATTCtagatcatcatataaatctatGTCAAAATCATCTGGTATAATTAATTCTGCCCAACCTTGGATTGTTTCTTCGATTATCTCGTatatcaataatttttcataaattgttctttttatatCAGTATTAAGACCTTTCAATATATAGAGTATTAATATCTTGTAATTAACATCATCTTCTAGTAAATAAGaattctctgataccaatttgaatGTGGAAGCGGAATTAAGAAGAAGAGAGAGTTGATTGGGAAAGGCTTATTTTATCATGAAGGAATGCCCTCCTTTTATACAAGAGAAAACTTACTCCTTTGGCCAAGTGGCCGacactagaaaacaaaagacttTTACATAATTACATAATGGCCTTTACTTTTACATATGGCCGACATACTTGATATCTTTACATAATGGCCTTTACTTTTACATATGGCCGACATACtactattcataattttatatctttacataatgACCTTTACTTTTTATTCTAGCTGTACTTTTGGGATATAGTTGTCTTCTCCATCACATTTTGTGCATACGTGATCTGGGTATTTTTGGCCTACTAATTTACAGTATCTAGTCATCAGATTTggtgaaataaaatttttctgATAGCTCTTGTGGTAGGTGGCTGTTCTGGCTTCAGCAAGCTTAATATCCATTGGCGTAGTTCTTCCATATCTGCTGTTTTTAGCTCTCTGCAATTGGAGTATATCATCGTCTGGTCTCGATTGTAGTAGCTCCAAATTGCATTTTCATTTAGATAATTGTTTGATAATTCATTCAAAATGGTAGCTATCCCAATAGTCCTTTTATTTGCATAGAATTCTGGGATATTTACTCTTTGTATTTCTTCTTGTACTTCTATTTTTTCCGGGATTATCATTTCTTTGGTTAAACCTATTTTGATAACTTGTATTATAGGTTTAATTTCGCCGTATAGTATCTCTGCAGTTGCTGAgtaaaactttataaaaaataaagttccTTTAGTTATTCTTTTATAATGTAGAAATGCTTTGTGTAGTTCTTGTATCTTAGTTACTTCTTCTCCTGTTGTCGTATATACTATACTCAAAAGTCCATAATTGTAGCAAGTTGCTACTAGATTTGAATTAGTACCTGGTTGTGCTATAAGTTTATTACATCCCTGTAAGTGTTGggttatataattttcatttggattttgggtatttttagCTCTGGGGTTTAGATTCAAAAAGGTTTGtattttgtgtatattttctatatacgtCCTGGTGATATggttatatatttgtttatgtgaGTCCAAACTTGTTTTGTAGGTATTTACTTGTGGGGGTACAAATATGTCTTTTTGGGTATTTTCTGGAAGGTATGGTTTGGAAAATAGcttgttcatatttttatttgtgtattttgtcTTACCATCTTCCTTTTTTGTAGTTGATCCTCCTGTAGATGTGCTACCTGCAGCTGCATATATCGTTTTGTTATGGGTTTTAAGGTGTTTCCCAACGTCATCTTCTAGCTCCGCATGTTTtgagtcatgctgctgacttagCTCCGCATGTTTtgagtcatgctgctgactgtTAACTGTGTTTTTTAGTATTTGTACTTCGCTttctattttttccattttctgACAAAGTATTGTCATTGTAGCTAGTATTTTTTCCATTGTATCTTTCTCTGGAGAGGTAATTTGCAATGAGATTTTTGTCAGTCTTGATtacttcaattgtaaatgtaaaatttaatatattcaatactaatctccttatttcttttgttgtaactgaATCTTATACCTTTTTGGTTATCCACCACTTTACCTGTGTATTGTCTGTTctcacaataaatttattgtaaacaatatatggttcaaatgctaataaacatttatatagtgcaaacaattcttttc is part of the Solanum pennellii chromosome 8, SPENNV200 genome and harbors:
- the LOC114078310 gene encoding uncharacterized protein LOC114078310, coding for MEKILATMTILCQKMEKIESEVQILKNTVNSQQHDSKHAELSQQHDSKHAELEDDVGKHLKTHNKTIYAAAGSTSTGGSTTKKEDGKTKYTNKNMNKLFSKPYLPENTQKDIFVPPQVNTYKTSLDSHKQIYNHITRTYIENIHKIQTFLNLNPRAKNTQNPNENYITQHLQGCNKLIAQPGTNSNLVATCYNYGLLSIVYTTTGEEVTKIQELHKAFLHYKRITKGTLFFIKFYSATAEILYGEIKPIIQVIKIGLTKEMIIPEKIEVQEEIQRVNIPEFYANKRTIGIATILNELSNNYLNENAIWSYYNRDQTMIYSNCRELKTADMEELRQWILSLLKPEQPPTTRAIRKILFHQI